TATCCTGATGCTAATCCTTGCGCACCAGATATAAGAGCATCTAAGTTTAAAGCTTGTATTTGCTCTTCTGTTAAGTTTGATTTTAATGCTGATACAACTTGATTTACTGATTGTGCATAGTTATTTACGTTTTGCTTATAACTAGCTGATCCCTGAGATAATGTATTTAACCCGGACTCTAAATTACTAGATCCTTGATTTAGCAAATTAACTCCAGATTCTAAAGCTTCTACACCACTATTTAAACTTTTAGCACCTTCTAATAACTTTTGACTATTTGTATAAAGGGAAGTAACTCCATTTTTATATCCATTTAATCCACTTTGTAAACTATTTATTCCTTTATCTAAACTATTTACACCACTTTTGTAGTTACTAACTCCCTCTTGTAATTGTGAACTACCTTTATAAAGCGTATTTACTCCATTTTTATAGCTACTGACTCCTGTTAGCAATTTTGAGCTACCTGTATAAAGTGTATTTACACCACTTTTATAGTTGCTAACTCCTTCTAACAATTTTGAACTACCAGTATAAAGTGTACTTACTCCATTTTTGTAAGTATCTACCCCATTTTTTAAATCTGAAGCTCCACCATTTAGCTCATCTATTGCATCAACTAAAGTATCAAATGAACTGGTCATATCATCAACATTTATATCTACGTTAATATCCATATTTAATCCATTAAAAGATATTGAGTCCATTTCAAAATTCTCAACATTTGAGTTTATAGTGTAGCTTGCTTCTTCTCCAGCTAATTTTATATATGTAATAGTCTTATTATTTCCTACACTAGCAATAGTTGCCCCATCAGCTATAATATTACTACATTTGTCTCCATCTAAAGTTAGAGATATTTGCAGTGCATAATTATTAAAGAAAACTTCATCTACAGTATCATTTTTCTTTATATCAAAACTTATTTCTAAGTTGCCACTTTTACCTGCTAACTCTTCTGAAGATATATTTTTACCATCAAGAGTATATCTTATATCTATATTCCAAGGTATTTCACAATCTTTCATATCTCCTTGATAATAAAACTTTTTATTTGTATCACTTATATTAGCATTAATCACGTTATTTGAATAATTCAGTTTATCACTTGTAGAAAGATTTACTACATTAGAATAGATTCCATAATCTACTAATTTTTCTCCGTTTTTTATATCAAAACTATTTACAACATATACATTGTCTACATTTCCATTGTTGTTTAATTTAACGTATACAACTTCATCTTTAGATGTATTTGTATCTGCAAATACAGGATATACATTACTCATTAATATAGATGTAGTAAGTACAAAAGTACTTGCTTTTTTTACATTCTTAGTTTTTACATAATTGTTCATTTTTTTCTCCCTCCTTATAAAAATGTGCTTTCATAGTTGTTTTTTCAATTAATTTATCACATATAATTAGTACGGTTGGTAAGAAGAATAATACGGATATCATTGAAAGCAATGCTCCTCTACCTATTAGTATTCCAAGTTGTGCTATTACTTCATTTGTAGATATTTTACCTAAAGTAAATCCAGCTAAAGCTAAAATAGCCCCAGAAGTAAGTATTGCACCTGTAGAGCTTTTTAATGTGTTAATAGCTGAGTCGTGCTTATTGTATTCTTTTCTATTTTCTAAGTATCCATTTGCAAATAATATTGCATAGTCAACTGTTGCCCCTAACTGAACCGCACTTATTACCATAAATCCAATGTAAGCTATGCTTATACCATTAAAATATGAATAAGAAAGATTTATCCATATAGAAGATTCAATTGCTATTAATAATATTATTGGTATTAATAAAGAACGATAAGTAAGCATAATTACAACTCCTATTGCTATAATTGCTCCTAAAGTTGTAATTACATTATCGCTAGTTACAGTTTCCTTAATATCATAAGCACTTGGACTTCCTCCAGCTATATAATAATTATCACCAAAGTACTTTTTACCTAAATTACTCATTTCTTTTACTGCATTAAAAGCAATATCACTTTCCTCATCTGCAGAAAGTGTTATTATCATCCTGCTATAATCGCCACTAACTAAATCTGATAATTGTTCTTTAGGTACATAGTCTTTAGGTATTTCATTTCCAACATTATTTGAGTAAGATATAATACTAGTTACACCTTCAATATTATTAATCTCTTCTCCGATTTTTTTTTCCTCTACTGGATCATCTGATGGAACTATAAATACAACTTGATTGCTTTTACCAAAGGTGTCATCTATTTTTTTAGTATCTCTACCTATTTGTGTTTTTTCACTACTTGCCATAGATGATGCACCATATGTAAATTTATTTTTACCTTGAGCTAAATAAGATGGTACAACTACAATTGCTACTATTATTACAACTATAGGACCTACCTTTAATGCCACTTTGCTAAATTTTTCAAAGCTAGGCATAAAACTTCTATGATGTGTTTTGTCTATTATTTTGTAAGTGTATATTGTTAAAACTGGAAGTAAGAACATCACAGATAAAAGACTAAATACTATTCCCTTTGCAAGCACTGTCCCTAAATCTGGCCCTATCTTAAATCTCATAAGTGTAAGAGCTAAGAATCCAAGTATAGTTGTAAGTCCACTTGACAATATAGATGTGTAAGATTTTTTCATAGCATTAACTATAGCTTCTTTTACGTCTTGCCCTTCATCTCTAAATTCAGCAAATCTGTGAAGTAAAAATATTGCATAGTCCATAGATACTGCTAGCTGTAAAATTGCAGCTGTTGCATTTGTTATAAATGAAATCTCCCCTAAAAATATATTTGTTCCTGTATTTATTAGTATTGATATCCCTACTGTAAATAAAAATAAAAATGGTTCAAACCAAGAACTAGTACTTATCATAAGAATTAATAGTATTAGTGGTATAACAAATAGCATAATCTTTTGAATTTCTTCACTTGTTGATGTTTCTGCATAGTTTTCTGTTACTGCATCTCCAGAAACTATTCCTTTATCACCTACTACTTCTTTTATATCTTCAATAGTTTGATTTAAAGTATCACCTTTATCTACTAATGCTGTAAATAATACATTATTGTCTTTGTACCAAGAGTTTAGAGTATCTGTATCTATCATGTCTAATGGCTGTTCTATATTAACACTATCATCTAGCCAGTTGATTTCCTTTACTCCCTCAACTTTTGATATTTTTTCTTTATAATCTAATGCTTGTGCTATACTTACATCCTCTAACATTATCCTTACATTTGGAGGACTTTTCTCAAATTCTTTGTTCATTAAATTTAATGATACTGTTGATTTTGAATCCTCTGGTAAATAGTCTGCCATTTGGTAATTTATACTTACATTAGGTGCTGCAAATATACTAAATACTACCATTAGTATAAAGGCTATAATTATTGTACCTTTGTACTTTATTGTTTTTTCTGCAAGCCAGTTCACTTTGTATTCCCCCTATTTATTTTGCTATTTTTAATTATATAAAATAAAATTTATTAGAAATTATTAAGAAGGTATAATATATCCATATATCTTATATTATTTGATAATAGAGTTATATATGAAAACAAAAAATATTATTTATAAAAATATACTTTGATAAAGCAACATATTGCCAAAATACTAATGGCTTTTATATAGAATTAAATTTATTATTTATACGGAGGATGTTTATGAAAGTATTTATATTATCATGTGGTGTTTTTGAACTAGAATTAAATAAAGTATTAAAGGAAATTAGAGAAGAAAAAATATTTAACAAGGATATTAATGTAAAATACTTACCTTTTGGATTGCATGCAAACTTAGATAAATTAAAATCAGAAATAATTAGTAATTTAGATAAAATTAAAGATAATAAAGTTATATTGTTATATGGTAGCAAATGTCATTATAATTTTCATGAGTTTTTAAAAGACTATAAAAATATAATTACTTTTGACGATTCAAATTGTATGGAATTAATAGTTAAGGATATTAAAAATAAAAGAAGTATTATGGATAATAAAAATTTATACATAACGCCTGGATGGGTTCTTAAATTTGATGAGTTAAATAATTTTATTAATGCCGTTGATATATATGATGTTAGACAGCAATATGGTCAATATGAAAATGTTATAGTTGGCAATACAAATGTTTTTGATATTACTGATAAAATGATATTTGACTTATTTGAAAAAATTCAAGTACCTATTGAAGTTGAAAATATAGGTATTAATAATTTTAAAAATAAAATTATTGATGCTATAAATAAATGTATATAATTATTAAGCAAGCACACCACAGTATCTAGATACCTTTAAAGTATTTTATAATATTATTGATAATATTTGTATTTATAGGTTATCTACATTTTTTTCTTACTATATTTTTCTTTAAGTTTAAAAAAGGTATTGCTATTATGTAGCAATACCTTCTTGATTTTCTGGAATTATTTTTTTAATTTTACTATAATAAGTAAACATTAGAGGAAGAGCTGCTGCTATCCATGCTATTGGATCTGCTAAACATATACCAGTAAATCCAATATACTTTGGTAGTATAAAAACAACTAAACTTCTAGCTATTAACTCATAAACACCTGCCATCATCGGTACAAAAGACTCTCCTATACCTTGTAGTACATTTCTATATACAAATATATAACCTAAGAATATCATAAATACAGCAGAATAATTTAATACTTCTTGAGTATGTCTAATTATTTCAACAGTTGGATTATCTATAAATAACATTACAAAATACTTTGTAAAGAACACTAAAATAGCCCCTGCTATTATACTAGTTACTATAGATATAATATTCATTATTTTAATTCCATATTTAATACGGTCATAGTTTTTTGCACCTAAGTTTTGACCTGCATAAGTTGCTATTGTAACACCAAATGAAACTAATGGTTGCATAACTAATTGAAGAATCTTAGATGATGCTGTATAAGATGCAATAATATCTGATCCAAATGCATTTACAGCACTTTGAACTATAATTACACCAACTGCTGTTACTGAGTTTTGTAATCCCATTGGTATACCAATTTTTAAATGTGTTTTATAGTAATCTTTTTCTACTTTAAAATCTTCTTTCTTAAGTCTTAAAACTTTAAATTTCTTATAACTATATACTAAACATAATATTGCAGAAAAACCTTGAGCTATATTTGTAGCATAAGCTGCTCCTGCAACTCCCATTTTAAAGTTAATAATAAATACTAAATCTAAAACTATGTTAAGTATTGATGATATTATTAAAAAATATAATGGCGTTTTGCTATCTCCTAAAGCCCTTAATATCCCAGCTGCCATATTATAAGCTGTTTGAGTAAATATACCTGCAAATATTATAGTTATATATATGTTTGCATCATTTAAAATATTATCTGGAGTATTCATAATAAAAAGCAATGGATTTTTTACTAATAATGAAACTACTGTAATTATTATTGTTGAAATTACTGTTAACTTTATATTACTAGCTACTGCTTTTTTTATTCCAGTTTCATCTTTTGCTCCAAATTTTTGAGAAACTAATATAGAAAACCCGCTTGTTAGTCCTAATATCATTCCATTTATTAAAAAGAATAATGATCCTGTAGAACCTACCGCTGCTAAAGCATTAACTCCTACGAATCTACCTACTATTATAGTATCTACCATACTATATAATTGTTGAAATATGTTTCCTATAAGTAGTGGTATAGAAAATAGTATAAAAATTTTTAAGGGACTTCCCTTTGTCATATCATTTGTCATAATTCACCTCTAGTCACTTTAATTTTAAATAAAAATACCTAAATATAAATTATATATTTAGGTATATATTTATGTCAATTAAATATATTAATCGTACATAATTTATTTTAATTTTGTTTATTCATTAGACTTTAATGCATCAATCATATCAACCTTTTTAATTTAATACCTTTTCAAATCTTTTATTATTTAATAATCTATAGCATAATAGTATAGTCATAATATCTGCAAAAACTATAGTTATCCATATTCCATTTATACCAAATATATACGGAAGTATAACTATTCCTATAAGTATAAATACTATACCTCTATTCATTGCTACTATTATAGAATTTTTAGGATCATCTATTGCAGTAAAGTATGAAGATATTAATATATTAGTTCCATTAAATAAAAATGCTATTCCATAAATTTTTGCACCTGTGCTAGCAATTTCAACTACATATTTTCCATCCTTTAAGAAAATCTCTATAAGTTGTTTAGAGAAAGTAGCCATAACTATAAATATTATTGCTCCAATTATTATATTTACTATAATAGATATCTTTAAAGTTTTATTTACTCTATTTTCATTTTGTGCTCCAAAGTTATAACTTATTATTGGTCTTATTCCATCTGATATTCCAAACAACACCATATAACCTACTTGAGCTATATAATTTATTATAGAAAATGCTGCTATTCCATTTTCTCCAGCTATTTTCATCAAAGCTGTATTAAATAAGAACATTGAAATAGCATTTGAAATTGATGAAACCCCTTCTGAAGATCCATTGTAAATCATTTGAAATAAAACACTTTTGTCAAATCTTCCTTTATATAAATTTATAATAGTTTTTTTACTTACAAAAGGAATAATATTTATTAAAAATGCCATAGTATAAGAAATACCAGTAGCTAAAGCTGCACCTTTTATTCCTAGATTAAATTTATTTATTAATAAATAGTCTAAAATAATATTTAAAACTACTGATATAATCATACTTACTAATGAAATATTTGGATTTCCAATAACCCTAACTATCATTTCAAATAAAAACATTATGGCAATAAAAGCTGTAAAGTAAGATATTATTTGAATATATGTTGATGAACCTTCTAAAAGCACTTCATTAGCACCTAAGATTAATGCTATTTTTTCACTAAAAAATACTCCCAAAATAGTAACTAATATAGAAATTAATATAAGTAAAATTGATGCTGTTCTAAAAATATTTT
The Romboutsia ilealis genome window above contains:
- a CDS encoding autotransporter outer membrane beta-barrel domain-containing protein, with protein sequence MNNYVKTKNVKKASTFVLTTSILMSNVYPVFADTNTSKDEVVYVKLNNNGNVDNVYVVNSFDIKNGEKLVDYGIYSNVVNLSTSDKLNYSNNVINANISDTNKKFYYQGDMKDCEIPWNIDIRYTLDGKNISSEELAGKSGNLEISFDIKKNDTVDEVFFNNYALQISLTLDGDKCSNIIADGATIASVGNNKTITYIKLAGEEASYTINSNVENFEMDSISFNGLNMDINVDINVDDMTSSFDTLVDAIDELNGGASDLKNGVDTYKNGVSTLYTGSSKLLEGVSNYKSGVNTLYTGSSKLLTGVSSYKNGVNTLYKGSSQLQEGVSNYKSGVNSLDKGINSLQSGLNGYKNGVTSLYTNSQKLLEGAKSLNSGVEALESGVNLLNQGSSNLESGLNTLSQGSASYKQNVNNYAQSVNQVVSALKSNLTEEQIQALNLDALISGAQGLASGYESIDAGINQSKSGASSISDGAGSLASNIGILSQGSSNLYSGIEALSSGSNALVSGINEIEGGASSLKSGSNSLVSGINEIEGGASSLKSGSSALVSGINEIEGGASSLKSGSSALVSGINEIEGGASSLKNGSSTLVSGIDSIGEGVSALSKGTNELNSKTSNLPDEIDDKIDEMVSKYSNSDFNPVSFASEENINVESVQFAIRTDAIKVKEEEKVEEEKVEEKNMWQLFTDLFKKGK
- a CDS encoding efflux RND transporter permease subunit codes for the protein MNWLAEKTIKYKGTIIIAFILMVVFSIFAAPNVSINYQMADYLPEDSKSTVSLNLMNKEFEKSPPNVRIMLEDVSIAQALDYKEKISKVEGVKEINWLDDSVNIEQPLDMIDTDTLNSWYKDNNVLFTALVDKGDTLNQTIEDIKEVVGDKGIVSGDAVTENYAETSTSEEIQKIMLFVIPLILLILMISTSSWFEPFLFLFTVGISILINTGTNIFLGEISFITNATAAILQLAVSMDYAIFLLHRFAEFRDEGQDVKEAIVNAMKKSYTSILSSGLTTILGFLALTLMRFKIGPDLGTVLAKGIVFSLLSVMFLLPVLTIYTYKIIDKTHHRSFMPSFEKFSKVALKVGPIVVIIVAIVVVPSYLAQGKNKFTYGASSMASSEKTQIGRDTKKIDDTFGKSNQVVFIVPSDDPVEEKKIGEEINNIEGVTSIISYSNNVGNEIPKDYVPKEQLSDLVSGDYSRMIITLSADEESDIAFNAVKEMSNLGKKYFGDNYYIAGGSPSAYDIKETVTSDNVITTLGAIIAIGVVIMLTYRSLLIPIILLIAIESSIWINLSYSYFNGISIAYIGFMVISAVQLGATVDYAILFANGYLENRKEYNKHDSAINTLKSSTGAILTSGAILALAGFTLGKISTNEVIAQLGILIGRGALLSMISVLFFLPTVLIICDKLIEKTTMKAHFYKEGEKNEQLCKN
- a CDS encoding DUF1638 domain-containing protein; translation: MKVFILSCGVFELELNKVLKEIREEKIFNKDINVKYLPFGLHANLDKLKSEIISNLDKIKDNKVILLYGSKCHYNFHEFLKDYKNIITFDDSNCMELIVKDIKNKRSIMDNKNLYITPGWVLKFDELNNFINAVDIYDVRQQYGQYENVIVGNTNVFDITDKMIFDLFEKIQVPIEVENIGINNFKNKIIDAINKCI
- a CDS encoding MATE family efflux transporter, whose translation is MTNDMTKGSPLKIFILFSIPLLIGNIFQQLYSMVDTIIVGRFVGVNALAAVGSTGSLFFLINGMILGLTSGFSILVSQKFGAKDETGIKKAVASNIKLTVISTIIITVVSLLVKNPLLFIMNTPDNILNDANIYITIIFAGIFTQTAYNMAAGILRALGDSKTPLYFLIISSILNIVLDLVFIINFKMGVAGAAYATNIAQGFSAILCLVYSYKKFKVLRLKKEDFKVEKDYYKTHLKIGIPMGLQNSVTAVGVIIVQSAVNAFGSDIIASYTASSKILQLVMQPLVSFGVTIATYAGQNLGAKNYDRIKYGIKIMNIISIVTSIIAGAILVFFTKYFVMLFIDNPTVEIIRHTQEVLNYSAVFMIFLGYIFVYRNVLQGIGESFVPMMAGVYELIARSLVVFILPKYIGFTGICLADPIAWIAAALPLMFTYYSKIKKIIPENQEGIAT
- a CDS encoding MATE family efflux transporter, which translates into the protein MDQKILGTEKLSKLFIKFTIPSIIGMIFVGIQGIIDGLFVGNVLGGNALASVNLVQPYMQIIMAAALIISVGAQSIIGINLGKGESEKAQNIFRTASILLILISILVTILGVFFSEKIALILGANEVLLEGSSTYIQIISYFTAFIAIMFLFEMIVRVIGNPNISLVSMIISVVLNIILDYLLINKFNLGIKGAALATGISYTMAFLINIIPFVSKKTIINLYKGRFDKSVLFQMIYNGSSEGVSSISNAISMFLFNTALMKIAGENGIAAFSIINYIAQVGYMVLFGISDGIRPIISYNFGAQNENRVNKTLKISIIVNIIIGAIIFIVMATFSKQLIEIFLKDGKYVVEIASTGAKIYGIAFLFNGTNILISSYFTAIDDPKNSIIVAMNRGIVFILIGIVILPYIFGINGIWITIVFADIMTILLCYRLLNNKRFEKVLN